A region from the Acinonyx jubatus isolate Ajub_Pintada_27869175 chromosome C2, VMU_Ajub_asm_v1.0, whole genome shotgun sequence genome encodes:
- the TFF1 gene encoding trefoil factor 1: protein MEPRVICVLLLVSTLALSSLAQGQLETCVVDPHKRTNCGSPGITPSQCKDKGCCFDNTVRGVPWCFFPVAVDNPPEEECSF, encoded by the exons ATGGAGCCCAGGGTTATCTGCGTCCTGCTGTTGGTCTCCACACTGGCCCTCAGTTCCTTGGCCCAGGGCCAGCTGG AGACATGCGTTGTGGATCCTCACAAGAGGACGAACTGTGGCTCCCCGGGAATCACACCCTCCCAGTGCAAAGATAAGGGCTGCTGCTTCGACAACACTGTGCGTGGAGTCCCGTGGTGCTTCTTTCCCGTGGCTGTGGACAACCCTCCCGAAG AGGAGTGCTCCTTCTAG
- the TFF2 gene encoding trefoil factor 2: protein MDMGPRGVRLLVVLLVLGLWAPAGAQKPSPCRCSRVAPHKRQNCGFPGITSDQCFSSGCCFDSSVVGVPWCFHPLPKQASEECVMEVSARRNCGYPGISPEECASRKCCFSNNIFEVPWCFFPMSVDDCHY from the exons ATGGACATGGGACCTCGAGGCGTCCGGCTCCTGGTGGTTCTTCTGGTCCTGGGGCTGTGGGCCCCGGCAGGGGCCCAGAAACCTT CCCCCTGCCGGTGCTCACGGGTAGCCCCCCACAAGAGACAGAACTGTGGATTCCCGGGCATCACCAGCGACCAGTGCTTCTCCTCTGGCTGCTGCTTCGACTCCAGCGTCGTGGGGGTCCCCTGGTGTTTCCACCCCCTCCCGAAGCAAG CGTCGGAGGAATGCGTCATGGAAGTCTCAGCCCGTAGGAACTGCGGGTACCCGGGCATCAGCCCCGAGGAGTGCGCCTCCCGCAAGTGCTGCTTTTCCAACAACATCTTCGAAGTGCCCTGGTGCTTCTTCCCGATGTCCGTGGACG ACTGTCATTATTAA